In Micromonospora ferruginea, the sequence GCAGGGAGCGGCCGAGCAGCAGGGCGAGCCGGCTGACCGGGGTGACCCGGGAGCGTTCGATCACCCCGGCGCGCAGCTCGGCGATCAGGCCGAAGCCCTGGAACAGGCCGCCGAAGATGGCGAGCAGCACCAGCAGGCCGGGCACGAAGATCTTGTACGCGGCGGCCTGCGTCGGCGCGTTCAGCGCCGGCTTGAGCAGCGGGGCGAAGAGCAGCAGGTACATCACCGGCTGGAAGACGCCGACGAAGACCCAGACCGGGTTGCGCAGGAGCAGTTGTGCCTGGCGCTGGAAGATCAGCCAGGTGTCGCGGGCGAGTTTCATGACAGCTTCTCCGGGGGTCAGGACTCGCGCAGCGAGCGGCCGGTCTTGGTGAGGAAGACGTCGTCGAGGCTGGGGCGGTGCAGCTCGATCGAGCGCAGCTCCAGCCCGGCGTGGTCGAGGCGGCGCAGCACCTGCGGAATGGCGACGGCGCCCTCGTCGACGTAGAGGCGCAGGCCGCCCTCGTCGGCGGTCTCCAGCTTCGTCACGTACGCCTCGGTGTCGAGGAGCTGCGCGGCGTGCGGGGTGGTCGCCGCGTCCAGGCCGACGATCACCACCTCGCCGGAGATCTCGCGCTTCAGCTCGATCGGCGTGCCTTCCGCGACCACCTCGCCGTTGTCCATGATCGCGATGCGGTCGCAGAGCGCGTCGGCCTCGTCGAGGTAGTGCGTGGTGATGAAGACGGTCATCCCCTCGGTGCGCAGCCGGCGGATCTCGTCCCACATGTGCGCGCGGCTCTGCGGGTCGAGGCCGGTGGTCGGCTCGTCCAGGAAGACGATCTTCGGCTCGTGGATGATGCCGAGCGCGATCTCGACCCGTCGGCGCTGGCCGCCGGAGTAGGTCTTGCACTTGCGGTCGGCGTAGTCGCTGAGCTGGAAGGCGTCCAGCGCGCGGGCGGCCCGCCGGTGCGCGTCGGCCTTGGAGATGCCGTAGAGGCGGGCCTGGAGCACCAGCTCCTCGCGGGCGCTGGACTCGTCCCAGGTGCTGCCGCCCTGGGGCACGTAGCCGATCCGGCGGCGCACCCCGGCCGGGTCCTTGAGCAGGTCGGCGCCGGCGATGGTGGCCTGGCCACCGTCCGGCTCGATGAGGGTGGCGAGCATCCGCAGCGTGGTGGTCTTGCCGGCGCCGTTGGGCCCGAGGAAGCCGAAGATCTCCCCCTCGGCGACGTCGAGGTTGACGCCGCGCACCGCGTCCACGGTCTTCTTCTCGCGACCCGCGCGGGAGCGGAACGACTTCCGCAGCCCCCTGGTCTCGATCATTTCTGCTCCTGGTCGTCCGGGCCGGGGTCACCCGGCCACCGGTCAGCGGTTCGCGTCGAGGCTAACGCGATATAACTCTTGTGGTCAACGTTGATTATTTCGTGTCTGTGTCGGTCCAGCCGGACCAGCCCTCCGCGCGCTCCATCCCAGCGGGCAGGTACGACACCCCGGACTCGATCCGCTCCGCGATCCGTTCGCACCACGCCGTCTCGGCCTCGGCCCGGGCCAGCCACAGCTCGAACATCCAGCCCACGTGCACCGGCTTGCGGTTGCGCACCCAGTCGGAGTCCAGCGACGCGCGCATCGACTCGACGCCGGCGCGCAGCAGGTTGGCCCGGTTGCGCAGCGCCGCCGCAGCCTCGTCGCGCGGCATCGCCGGCAGGAACGAGAACGCCACCGCGAACGGGTCCGGCGACTCGTGCACCTGCCACCACTGCGCCCGCAGCAACGTCTCGAACTCGTCCTCGCCCTTCGGCGTCACCTCGTACGTGGTGCGGGCCGGGCGGGCGCCCACCTGCTCCACCGAGACCGTCCGCAGCAGCCCCTCGTCGGTGAGTTTGCGCAGCGCGTGGTAGATCGAACCGGGCTGCACGTTGGCCCACTTGTCCGCGCTCCAGCTCAGCAGTTCGCGGCGCACGTCGTAGCCGTGCACCGGCTGCATCCACCTGACCAGGCCCAGAATCATCATCCTTGTCGCCGACACCGGACAAGCGTAATAGCCAAGTTTGACTACAGTGCGACATCCCACACTGAGCGATCGTTAGGGCCAGCATGCCGGCCGATACACTCCCGGCATCGACCTCCCGGGAGGAGCCCTCAAGGTGCGCAAGGTCCTCATCGCCAACCGCGGCGAGATCGCCGTCCGCGTCATCCGCGCCTGCCGCGACGCCGGGCTCGCAAGCGTCGCCGTCTACGCGGACTCCGACCGGGACGCCCTGCATGCCACGCTCGCCGACGAGGCGTACGCCCTGGGCGGCGACACCGCCGCCGACAGCTACCTGCGCATCGACAAGCTGATCGACGTGGCCGCCCGGGCCGGCGCCGACGCGGTGCACCCCGGCTACGGCTTCCTCTCCGAGAACGCCGACTTCGCCCAGGCCGTCATCGACGCGGGCCTGACCTGGATCGGCCCCACCCCGCAGGCGATCCGCGACCTGGGTGACAAGGTCACCGCCCGGCACATCGCCCAGCGCGCCGGCGCCCCGCTGGTGCCCGGCACGCCGGACCCGGTGGCCGGCGCCGACGAGGTGACCGCGTTCGCCACCGAGCACGGGCTGCCGGTCGCCATCAAGGCGGCCTTCGGTGGCGGCGGTCGCGGCCTCAAGGTCGCCCGCACCATGGAGGAGATCCCGCACCTGTTCGAGTCGGCCACCCGCGAGGCGGTCGCCGCGTTCGGCCGGGGCGAGTGCTTCGTCGAGCGCTACCTGGACCAGCCCCGCCACGTCGAGGCGCAGGTGCTCGCCGACCAGCACGGCAACGTGATCGTGGTCGGCACCCGCGACTGCTCGCTCCAGCGCCGGCACCAGAAGCTGGTCGAGGAGGCGCCCGCGCCGTTCCTCACCGACGCCCAGCGCGCCCAGATCCACGACAGCGCCAAGGCGATCTGCCGGGAGGCCGGCTACCACGGCGCCGGCACGGTCGAATACCTGGTCGGCGCGGACGGCACCATCTCCTTCCTGGAGGTCAACACCCGGCTCCAGGTGGAGCACCCGGTGACCGAGGAGACCGCCGGCATCGACCTGGTCCGTGAGCAGTTCCGCATCGCCGACGGCGACAAGCTGCGCATCACCGAGGACCCGACGCCGCGCGGGCACGCGATCGAGTTCCGGATCAACGGCGAGGACCCGGGCCGCAACTTCCTGCCCGCCCCGGGCACCGTCACCGCGCTGCGACTGCCCAGCGGCCCCGGCGTCCGGGTGGACACCGGCATCTCGGCCGGCGACGTGATCGGCGGCAACTTCGACTCGCTGCTCGCCAAGGTGATCATCGTCGGCGAGACGCGTACCGAGGCGCTGGAGCGGGCCCGCCGGGCGCTCGACGAGATGGTGGTCGACGGCATGGCCACCGCGCTGCCCTTCCACCGCCTGGTGGTGCGCGACGAGGCGTTCACCAGCGAGCCGTTCACCGTGCACACCCGGTGGATCGAGACCGAGTTCGACAACACCGTGCCGGCCTTCACCGCCGCCGCCGGCGCCGCCGAGGCCCCGGCCGAGCGCGAGACCGTCGTGGTCGAGGTGGCCGGCAAGCGGATCGAGGTGGTCCTCCCCGCCGGCCTCGGCGCGGGTACGGCTGCCGCCGCGCCCGCCGCGCGCAAGCCGGCCCGCCGGGGCGGCACGGGCAAGGCCGGCGCCGCGGTCAGCGGCGACACGCTCGCCTCCCCCATGCAGGGCACCATCGTCAAGATCGCGGTGGCCGACGGCGACACGGTCGCCGAGGGCGACCTGGTCGTGGTGCTGGAGGCGATGAAGATGGAACAGCCGCTGCACGCGCACAAGGCCGGCACGGTGAAGGGGCTGGCCGCCGAGGTCGGCGCCGTCATCACCGCCGGCGCCCCCATCTGCACCATCGAGGGTTAAGGCGGGGCCCCCGCTTAACGCCTTCGGTAGAGGCGGGGCCCCCGTTTAACACCCCGCACGGCGGGTGGTCTGGGCCACCAGCGGCGGCGGGAAGCGCCGGGAGCGGGAATGATGGCCGGGTGCGGTTCCTTCATGGCGCGGTCCCCGCGCACGACCTGACCTACAACGACGTCTTCATGGCGCCCAACCGCTCGGAGGTGGGCTCCCGGCTCGACGTCGACCTGTCCTCCGGCGACGGCACCGGCACCACCGTCCCGCTGGTGGTGGCGAACATGACCGCCGTCGCCGGCCGGCGGATGGCCGAGACGGTCGCCCGGCGCGGCGCGGTCGCGGTGATCCCGCAGGACATCCCGATCGAGGTCGTCGCGAACGTGGTCGGCTGGGTCAAGCAGCGGCACCTGGTGCACGACACGGCGATCACGCTCGGCCCGACCGACACCGTCGGCGACGCCATCCACCTGCTGCCCAAGCGCGCGCACGGCGCGGTGATCGTGGTCGACGACGCCGGCCGGCCGGTGGGCGTGGTGACCGAGGCGGACACCGTCGGGGTGGACCGCTTCGCCCAGCTCCGGCACGTGATGTCCACCGAACTGCACACGGTGCCGGCGGACGCGGACCCGCGTACCGGATTCGAGCGGTTGTCGGCGGGCCGCCGGCGGCTCGCCCCGGTGGTGGACGCGGACGGCCGCCTGGTCGGCGTGCTGACCCGCGCGGGCGCGCTGCGCGCGACGCTCTACACGCCGGCGGTGGACGACCGGGGCCGGCTGCGCATCGCGGCGGCGGTGGGCATCAACGGCGACGTCACCGGCAAGGCCGCCGCGCTGCTGGAGGCCGGGGTGGACACGCTGGTCGTGGACACCGCGCACGGGCACCAGGAGCGGATGATGCAGGCGCTGCGGGCGGTCCGCAAGCTCGACCCGGGCGTCCCGGTCGCGGCCGGCAACGTGGTCACCGCCGACGGGGTACGCGACCTGGTCGAGGCCGGCGCCGACATCGTGAAGGTGGGCGTCGGACCGGGCGCGATGTGCACCACCCGGATGATGACCGGGGTGGGTCGTCCACAGTTCTCGGCGGTGCTCGACTGCGCGGCGGCGGCCCGCTCACTGGGCCGGCACGTCTGGGCCGACGGCGGCGTACGCCACCCGCGGGACGTGGCGCTGGCGCTGGCCGCGGGCGCCTCGAACGTGATGGTCGGCTCCTGGTTCGCCGGCACCTACGAGTCCCCCGGCGACCTCTACACCGACGCCGACGGCCGGCGCTACAAGGAGAGCTTCGGGATGGCCTCGTCCCGGGCGGTGAGCGCGCGGACCGCCGAGGACAGCGTGTTCGACCGGGCCCGCAAGGCGATCTTCGAGGAGGGGATCTCCTCGGCCCGGATGTACCTGGACCCGAACCGGCCGGGCGTCGAGGACCTGATCGACGAGATCGTCTCCGGGGTGCGCAGCGCGTTCACGTACGCCGGCGCGCGCACCCTGGACGAGTTCCACGAGCGGGCGCTGGTGGGCGTGCAGAGCACCGCCGGCTACACC encodes:
- a CDS encoding ATP-binding cassette domain-containing protein, with the protein product MIETRGLRKSFRSRAGREKKTVDAVRGVNLDVAEGEIFGFLGPNGAGKTTTLRMLATLIEPDGGQATIAGADLLKDPAGVRRRIGYVPQGGSTWDESSAREELVLQARLYGISKADAHRRAARALDAFQLSDYADRKCKTYSGGQRRRVEIALGIIHEPKIVFLDEPTTGLDPQSRAHMWDEIRRLRTEGMTVFITTHYLDEADALCDRIAIMDNGEVVAEGTPIELKREISGEVVIVGLDAATTPHAAQLLDTEAYVTKLETADEGGLRLYVDEGAVAIPQVLRRLDHAGLELRSIELHRPSLDDVFLTKTGRSLRES
- a CDS encoding PadR family transcriptional regulator; translated protein: MMILGLVRWMQPVHGYDVRRELLSWSADKWANVQPGSIYHALRKLTDEGLLRTVSVEQVGARPARTTYEVTPKGEDEFETLLRAQWWQVHESPDPFAVAFSFLPAMPRDEAAAALRNRANLLRAGVESMRASLDSDWVRNRKPVHVGWMFELWLARAEAETAWCERIAERIESGVSYLPAGMERAEGWSGWTDTDTK
- a CDS encoding acetyl/propionyl/methylcrotonyl-CoA carboxylase subunit alpha, whose protein sequence is MRKVLIANRGEIAVRVIRACRDAGLASVAVYADSDRDALHATLADEAYALGGDTAADSYLRIDKLIDVAARAGADAVHPGYGFLSENADFAQAVIDAGLTWIGPTPQAIRDLGDKVTARHIAQRAGAPLVPGTPDPVAGADEVTAFATEHGLPVAIKAAFGGGGRGLKVARTMEEIPHLFESATREAVAAFGRGECFVERYLDQPRHVEAQVLADQHGNVIVVGTRDCSLQRRHQKLVEEAPAPFLTDAQRAQIHDSAKAICREAGYHGAGTVEYLVGADGTISFLEVNTRLQVEHPVTEETAGIDLVREQFRIADGDKLRITEDPTPRGHAIEFRINGEDPGRNFLPAPGTVTALRLPSGPGVRVDTGISAGDVIGGNFDSLLAKVIIVGETRTEALERARRALDEMVVDGMATALPFHRLVVRDEAFTSEPFTVHTRWIETEFDNTVPAFTAAAGAAEAPAERETVVVEVAGKRIEVVLPAGLGAGTAAAAPAARKPARRGGTGKAGAAVSGDTLASPMQGTIVKIAVADGDTVAEGDLVVVLEAMKMEQPLHAHKAGTVKGLAAEVGAVITAGAPICTIEG
- a CDS encoding GuaB1 family IMP dehydrogenase-related protein: MRFLHGAVPAHDLTYNDVFMAPNRSEVGSRLDVDLSSGDGTGTTVPLVVANMTAVAGRRMAETVARRGAVAVIPQDIPIEVVANVVGWVKQRHLVHDTAITLGPTDTVGDAIHLLPKRAHGAVIVVDDAGRPVGVVTEADTVGVDRFAQLRHVMSTELHTVPADADPRTGFERLSAGRRRLAPVVDADGRLVGVLTRAGALRATLYTPAVDDRGRLRIAAAVGINGDVTGKAAALLEAGVDTLVVDTAHGHQERMMQALRAVRKLDPGVPVAAGNVVTADGVRDLVEAGADIVKVGVGPGAMCTTRMMTGVGRPQFSAVLDCAAAARSLGRHVWADGGVRHPRDVALALAAGASNVMVGSWFAGTYESPGDLYTDADGRRYKESFGMASSRAVSARTAEDSVFDRARKAIFEEGISSARMYLDPNRPGVEDLIDEIVSGVRSAFTYAGARTLDEFHERALVGVQSTAGYTEGMPLPTSW